A region from the Corticium candelabrum chromosome 14, ooCorCand1.1, whole genome shotgun sequence genome encodes:
- the LOC134190397 gene encoding uncharacterized protein K02A2.6-like — protein sequence MNSDIEVMVHAITSSLPMSGTRRDELQRATAQDEELQALRKVIFSRWPDNIKAVPSIVRQFWTIREELHEADQMLFRGTKVIIPTIFRSEMLRRIHEGHQGAEKSKERARAVMYWPNMNKEIEDYVSKCTTCLRFRWSNTKEPLEQHDLPERPWQMIAADIMTFKRRDYLMVVDYYSKYVKVPLLLDKTAKSVITTLKSIFSRHSIPDRLICDNVPFASRQVRLFSKEWGFKITTSSPKYPQSNGLEERNVQTIKQLMRKCHYEGSDPYLALLNYRSTPIPELKASPARLLMSRNLKTRLPTASALLQPDVITNISENLRARQHRQKYYYDRQAQPMRELEAEEVVCIQRDKQWEPAVVTQKHTAPRSYIVTQNGRSLRRNRRHIHPTLGAPPNQIRNQLWTIIYRE from the coding sequence ATGAATTCAGACATAGAAGTCATGGTTCACGCAATCACTAGCTCACTTCCAATGAGTGGGACTCGAAGAGATGAACTACAAAGAGCAACAGCTCAAGATGAAGAATTGCAAGCTCTCAGAAAAGTTATCTTTTCAAGATGGCCGGATAATATCAAGGCAGTCCCATCTATAGTCAGGCAGTTTTGGACCATCAGAGAAGAGTTGCACGAGGCTGACCAGATGTTATTCAGAGGCACAAAAGTTATAATTCCAACCATCTTTCGATCAGAAATGCTCCGGAGAATTCACGAAGGTCATCAAGGGGCAGAGAAATCTAAAGAACGGGCACGAGCAGTAATGTACTGGCCGAACATGAACAAGGAGATTGAGGATTACGTCAGCAAGTGCACCACCTGTCTGCGATTTAGGTGGTCGAATACCAAAGAACCACTCGAGCAACACGACCTACCAGAGAGACCGTGGCAAATGATAGCTGCGGACATTATGACATTCAAACGGCGAGATTATCTCATGGTAGTGGACTACTACTCCAAGTACGTGAAGGTACCACTCCTACTTGATAAAACAGCAAAATCAGTCATCACGACGCTAAAATCTATATTTTCTCGACACAGTATACCGGACAGACTCATTTGTGACAACGTGCCATTTGCCAGCCGTCAGGTACGTTTGTTTTCCAAAGAGTGGGGTTTCAAGATAACCACCTCCAGCCCGAAGTATCCCCAGTCCAATGGTTTAGAGGAAAGGAATGTGCAGACCATAAAGCAGCTCATGCGCAAATGTCACTATGAAGGGTCGGACCCATATTTAGCACTGCTCAATTACCGGAGTACACCAATACCTGAGTTGAAAGCGTCTCCAGCCCGACTTCTTATGAGTCGCAACCTGAAAACAAGACTACCTACGGCGTCGGCACTGTTGCAACCAGACGTTATCACCAACATCTCCGAGAATCTAAGGGCACGACAACATCGTCAAAAGTATTACTACGATAGACAAGCGCAGCCGATGCGTGAGCTGGAAGCAGAAGAGGTAGTTTGTATACAACGCGACAAGCAGTGGGAACCCGCTGTGGTAACTCAGAAGCACACTGCACCCAGATCATACATTGTCACTCAAAATGGGCGCAGCCTCAGAAGAAATCGCCGACATATTCATCCGACACTGGGAGCACCACCCAATCAAATCAGGAACCAGCTTTGGACGATTATTTACCGAGAGTGA